Proteins encoded within one genomic window of Setaria italica strain Yugu1 chromosome IV, Setaria_italica_v2.0, whole genome shotgun sequence:
- the LOC101764063 gene encoding heme oxygenase 1, chloroplastic, whose product MAPAPASLTASRALSPLLAPARVSSGRWSSLSVSVGARPATVTVSVAALTAQRRLVAAAAATEMAPAASGEEGSKPFIEEMRAVAMKLHTKDQAREGEKEPQAPPVAKWEPSVEGYLRFLVDSRLVFQTLEDIVDRATVPWYAEFRNTGLERSEALKKDLEWFKEQGHTIPEPSDPGTTYSSLLEELSEKDPQAFICHFYNVYFAHTAGGRMIGKKVSEKILNKKELEFYKWEGNLTQLLQNVRDKLNQVASSWSREEKDHCLEETEKSFTYSGQLLRHIFT is encoded by the exons atggcgcccgcACCGGCATCGCTCACCGCTTCCCGCGCCCTCTCCCCCCTCCTCGCGCCCGCCAGAGTCTCCTCCGGGAGGTGGAGCAGCCTGTCGGTCTCCGTCGGTGCCCGGCCCGCGACCGTGACGGTGTCCGTCGCGGCGTTGACCGCGCAGAGGAGGctggttgcggcggcggcggcgacggagatggcgcccgcggcgagcggggaggaggggagcaaGCCTTTCATCGAGGAGATGCGAGCGGTCGCCATGAAGCTGCACACCAAGGACCAGGCCCgggagggggagaaggagccccaggcgccgcccgtcgccaagTGGGAGCCGTCCGTCGAGGGTTACCTACGGTTCCTCGTCGACAGCAGGCTCGTCTTCCAGACGCTCGAGGACATCGTCGACCGCGCCACCGTCCCGTGGT ATGCGGAGTTCCGGAATACTGGGTTGGAAAGATCAGAGGCACTCAAGAAGGATCTGGAGTGGTTCAAGGAACAGggccacacaattccagaaCCATCGGATCCTGGCACTACATACTCTTCCCTTCTGGAAGAGTTGTCCGAGAAGGACCCCCAGGCATTTATCTGCCATTTCTATAATGTGTACTTTGCTCATACTGCTGGAGGCCGAATGATTGGCAAAAAG GTTTCGGAGAAGATTCTGAACAAGAAGGAGCTGGAGTTCTACAAGTGGGAGGGCAATCTCACCCAGCTGCTGCAGAACGTCCGTGACAAGCTTAACCAAGTCGCTTCT AGCTGGTCCCGGGAGGAGAAGgaccactgcctggaggagacGGAGAAGTCATTCACTTACTCCGGACAGCTCCTCCGCCACATATTCACCTGA
- the LOC101764737 gene encoding NADP-dependent alkenal double bond reductase P2 codes for MTVYDVTKLAGAASPPDPIPRHLSSPASVLSCSALIGFNARTAPYFRGPKPNSSRLVFHLFLALRSCRVLPSPSMEVRNRYVAIRRHIEGAPAEVDFEVREETARWSPDSGEVLVRNLYLSIDPYQLNRMKRSSASHLAVDGILPGQRIAAYAAGEVVASASPEYAAGDVVAGVLGWEDYTLFTPSPAVLMSKVDASASASAAAGGFPLSHHISALGTSGMTAYGGLFEVCRPAKGDKVFVSAASGSVGSLVGQFAKLAGCYVVGCAGTKAKVDLLKDKLGFDDAFNYKEEPDLNAALKRYFPDGIDIYFENVGGEMLEAALANMNTHGRVAVSGVISEYTGAGRRAAPDLMEVIYKRITIRGFLAWDFLPRFAEFNAIIGEWIREGKVQVVEDVSDGLESVPSAFAALFQGQNVGKKLVKLA; via the exons ATGACTGTATACGACGTGACAAAACTGGCGGGAGCCGCATCTCCGCCGGACCCCATCCCTCGGCATCTAAGCTCGCCGGCGTCCGTCTTGTCCTGCTCTGCTCTCATTGGATTCAACGCACGCACGGCCCCGTATTTTAGGGGACCCAAACCCAACTCGTCTCGTCTCGTGTTCCACTTGTTCTTGGCTCTTCGGTCTTGCCGAGTATTGCCGTCgccgtctatggaggtgaggaacAGGTACGTGGCCATCCGGCGCCACATCGAGGGCGCCCCGGCGGAGGTCGACTTCGAGGTGAGGGAGGAGACGGCGAGGTGGTCCCCGGACTCCGGCGAGGTgctcgtcaggaacctctacCTCTCCATCGACCCCTACCAGCTCAACCGCATGAAGCGGAGCAGCGCCTCCCACCTCGCCGTCGACGGCATCCTCCCCGGCCAG AGGATCGCGGCGTACGCTGCCGGCGAGGTGGTGGCGTCGGCGAGCCCGGAGTACGCGGCGGGGGACGTGGTCGCCGGCGTGCTCGGGTGGGAGGACTACACGCTGTTCACGCCGTCCCCCGCCGTGCTCATGTCCAAGGTcgacgcctccgcctccgcctccgccgccgcgggcggctTCCCGCTGTCCCACCACATCAGCGCGCTGGGCACCAGCGGCATGACGGCGTACGGCGGCCTCTTCGAGGTGTGCAGGCCGGCAAAGGGGGACAAGGTGTTCGTGTCGGCGGCGTCGGGCTCCGTCGGCAGCCTCGTCGGCCAGTTCGCCAAGCTCGCCGGATGCTACGTCGTCGGCTGCGCCGGGACCAAAGCCAAG GTTGATCTGCTCAAAGACAAGCTGGGATTCGACGACGCTTTCAACTACAAAGAAGAGCCCGACCTGAACGCGGCTCTCAAGAG GTACTTCCCCGACGGCATCGACATCTACTTCGAGAACGTGGGTGGGGAGATGCTGGAGGCGGCGCTGGCCAACATGAACACGCACGGCCGGGTCGCCGTCTCCGGCGTCATCTCCGAGTAcacgggcgccgggcggcgcgcggcgccggaCCTGATGGAGGTGATCTACAAGCGCATCACCATCCGGGGCTTCTTGGCCTGGGACTTCCTGCCCAGGTTCGCCGAGTTCAACGCCATCATCGGCGAGTGGATCCGGGAGGGGAAGGTGCAGGTTGTCGAGGACGTCTCCGACGGGCTCGAGAGCGTCCCGTCCGCCTTCGCCGCGCTGTTCCAAGGCCAGAACGTCggcaagaagctcgtgaagctGGCGTAG